In one window of Cellulophaga sp. HaHa_2_95 DNA:
- a CDS encoding OmpA family protein, whose translation MKFKLTHIVFCTAFVSFGLQAQEKQAVKAQSKFNSFDYADAISSYEDLIKEGYSSEEVYKNLGDANYMNAQYKEASTWYQKLFELENTTIDPEYLYRYAQTLKSLKEYDASDAWMEKFEQAKAMDGRAEKFNNEKDYLTAIKENSGRYSIKNLPINSKESDFSPAFYENELIFSSARDSGTVTKTIHLWNRKSFLNLYKTSVTENDDFTTPTKLSKTINKKAHESSPVFTRDGQTMYFTRNNFKNGSFSRDEEGVSRLKLYKATLIDGAWAGITALPFNGEDYSTAHPALSADETKLYFASDRPGTLGASDIFYVTINNDGSYGTPVNLGASVNTESRETFPNISDMDILYFASDGHPGLGGLDVFGIDLAELERTKAKNLGQPLNSEQDDFSYIINNTTKKGYFASNRENGIGSDDIYGFSESKALDFNCYSNLKGIVKDEKTKEIIADAVLNITNANGEVIGKGISDSEGNFDLDSSCEKGAYTIITLKENYAEATTSVEIGTNLEINDIEILLISNFAPADLGADLAKKLNLEKIYFDFDQSYIRKDAQIIMEKVIAYLNQYPGTKIRIGSHTDARANDAYNNRLSERRAKATYDYLVKKGIDASRLTFKGFGETQLTNECKNNVTCSAEKHQQNRRSEFIVVE comes from the coding sequence ATGAAATTTAAATTAACACACATTGTTTTTTGTACGGCGTTTGTAAGCTTTGGTTTGCAAGCACAGGAAAAACAAGCGGTAAAAGCACAATCTAAATTTAATAGTTTTGATTATGCAGATGCTATTAGTTCTTATGAAGATTTAATTAAAGAAGGATACTCTTCTGAGGAAGTTTACAAAAATCTTGGCGATGCTAATTATATGAATGCCCAATACAAAGAGGCATCAACTTGGTATCAAAAATTGTTTGAACTTGAAAATACGACCATAGATCCTGAGTATCTATACCGGTATGCGCAAACCTTAAAATCTCTAAAGGAGTATGATGCATCGGATGCGTGGATGGAAAAATTTGAGCAAGCAAAAGCAATGGATGGCCGTGCTGAAAAATTTAATAACGAAAAAGACTATCTAACCGCTATCAAAGAGAATTCTGGTCGCTACTCCATTAAAAATTTACCGATCAATTCTAAAGAATCTGATTTCTCTCCTGCTTTTTATGAAAATGAATTGATATTTTCTTCTGCAAGAGATTCAGGAACCGTAACCAAAACAATTCACCTTTGGAACAGAAAATCGTTCTTAAACTTATACAAAACATCGGTAACAGAGAATGATGATTTTACGACGCCTACAAAACTTTCCAAAACGATTAATAAAAAAGCACATGAATCTTCTCCTGTTTTCACTAGAGATGGTCAGACCATGTACTTTACCCGAAATAATTTTAAAAATGGAAGCTTTTCTAGAGATGAAGAAGGTGTGAGCCGTTTAAAATTGTACAAAGCAACATTAATAGACGGAGCTTGGGCAGGTATTACTGCATTGCCTTTTAACGGAGAAGACTATTCTACGGCACACCCTGCATTAAGTGCGGATGAAACTAAATTATATTTTGCTTCGGACAGGCCTGGAACTTTAGGCGCTTCTGATATTTTTTATGTAACTATTAATAATGACGGTTCTTATGGTACTCCCGTAAATTTAGGCGCTAGTGTGAATACAGAGTCTAGAGAAACGTTTCCAAATATTTCTGATATGGATATTTTATATTTCGCATCAGACGGACATCCTGGATTAGGAGGTTTAGATGTTTTCGGAATTGATTTAGCCGAATTAGAACGCACCAAAGCAAAAAACTTAGGGCAACCTTTAAATAGTGAGCAGGATGATTTTTCATACATAATTAATAACACAACTAAGAAAGGCTATTTTGCTTCTAACCGTGAAAATGGTATAGGTAGTGACGATATTTACGGTTTTTCAGAATCGAAAGCCTTAGATTTTAACTGTTATTCAAATTTAAAAGGCATCGTAAAAGATGAAAAAACAAAAGAAATAATAGCGGATGCTGTATTAAATATCACCAATGCAAATGGTGAGGTTATAGGCAAAGGTATTTCTGATTCTGAAGGAAACTTTGATCTAGATAGTTCTTGTGAAAAAGGAGCATATACCATCATAACCTTAAAAGAAAATTATGCAGAGGCAACTACTTCGGTTGAAATAGGAACAAACTTAGAAATCAATGATATTGAAATTCTTCTTATTTCTAATTTTGCTCCTGCAGATTTAGGAGCAGATCTTGCTAAAAAATTAAATTTAGAGAAAATCTATTTTGATTTTGATCAATCTTATATTAGAAAAGATGCACAAATAATAATGGAAAAGGTCATAGCTTATTTAAACCAATACCCAGGTACTAAAATAAGAATTGGTTCTCATACAGATGCTAGAGCAAATGATGCCTATAACAATAGGCTTTCTGAACGAAGAGCCAAAGCTACCTATGATTATTTAGTGAAGAAAGGTATTGATG
- a CDS encoding type IX secretion system membrane protein PorP/SprF → MKKYLIIALFVFAGTTTLSAQQDAQYTQYMYNTISVNPAYAGSRGVLSIAALHRSQWVGLDGAPTTQTLNLHTPVSRRVGLGLSIVNDEIGNGTNQDTYFDAAFSYTIPTSEEGKLSFGLKAGGHFLNIDFSKLRNYGAESNLPNVDNKFSPNFGAGVYYHTDKFYSGLSVPNFLQTEHFDSAGTNSSSFLAEERLNIYFITGYVFDLNPNLKFKPAGLVKAVKGAPLQIDVSANFLINDKFSAGAAYRWDAAVSLLAGFQISEQLMLGLAYDKETTDLGATRFNDGSFEVFLRYEFLTRYKKVITPRFF, encoded by the coding sequence ATGAAAAAATATTTGATCATAGCACTCTTTGTCTTTGCAGGGACCACCACTCTCTCTGCACAACAAGATGCGCAATACACGCAGTACATGTACAATACCATTTCGGTGAATCCTGCCTATGCAGGTTCCCGAGGGGTGCTGAGTATTGCTGCCTTACACCGCTCACAATGGGTAGGATTAGATGGGGCGCCAACCACACAAACCCTAAATCTGCATACCCCGGTGTCTAGAAGAGTGGGTTTAGGACTTTCTATTGTAAATGATGAAATAGGAAATGGTACCAATCAAGATACGTATTTTGATGCCGCATTTTCCTATACCATCCCTACTTCTGAAGAAGGTAAACTTTCGTTTGGATTAAAAGCAGGCGGACATTTCTTGAACATCGATTTCTCTAAACTTAGAAATTATGGCGCCGAAAGTAACTTGCCTAACGTGGATAATAAATTCTCTCCCAATTTTGGAGCAGGAGTTTACTACCATACCGATAAGTTTTACTCCGGACTATCTGTTCCTAACTTTTTACAGACAGAACATTTTGATAGTGCAGGAACCAATAGTTCCTCTTTCTTAGCCGAAGAACGGTTAAATATTTACTTTATAACAGGTTATGTGTTCGATTTAAATCCCAACCTAAAATTCAAACCTGCAGGGCTTGTAAAAGCTGTAAAAGGAGCGCCTTTACAAATAGATGTTTCGGCTAACTTCCTTATTAATGATAAATTTTCTGCAGGAGCTGCGTACCGATGGGATGCCGCAGTGAGTTTATTGGCAGGATTCCAAATCTCAGAACAATTAATGCTAGGATTAGCCTACGATAAAGAAACAACAGATCTAGGAGCTACCCGTTTTAATGATGGGTCTTTTGAAGTCTTTCTTCGCTATGAATTCTTAACACGATACAAAAAAGTAATAACACCAAGATTCTTTTAA